A stretch of Triticum aestivum cultivar Chinese Spring chromosome 1D, IWGSC CS RefSeq v2.1, whole genome shotgun sequence DNA encodes these proteins:
- the LOC123164071 gene encoding uncharacterized protein produces the protein MASTLRSLAIVLIVLAAVSFGFPAINADATLLVKTCKKTTNALLCLAVLHVDPKSAYATTEHDLANVALQIASNTADHNAEVIHNLAKDVQGTPEGGALNICLGAYVDAANDLEIDARPGFDGGNYVGARNLVLGAKGAGGRCEVAFKGIKKKSPVTNIDQQMTERCGVAGELIGLLIHK, from the coding sequence ATGGCGAGCACATTAAGATCCTTAGCTATTGTTCTTATTGTGCTCGCCGCCGTGTCCTTTGGTTTCCCTGCCATCAATGCCGACGCCACCCTCCTCGTCAAGACGTGCAAGAAGACCACAAACGCCTTGTTGTGCCTGGCAGTGTTGCACGTCGACCCAAAGAGCGCCTACGCCACCACCGAGCACGACCTTGCCAACGTCGCACTGCAGATCGCAAGTAACACCGCTGACCACAACGCCGAGGTCATCCACAACCTAGCCAAGGACGTCCAAGGCACGCCCGAGGGAGGCGCGTTGAACATCTGCCTCGGGGCCTATGTTGATGCCGCCAATGACCTCGAGATCGACGCTCGCCCCGGTTTCGATGGTGGGAACTATGTCGGCGCGAGGAATCTCGTGTTGGGTGCCAAGGGCGCCGGTGGTAGATGCGAGGTTGCGTTCAAGGGGATCAAAAAGAAGTCCCCCGTGACAAACATAGATCAACAGATGACAGAGCGATGTGGCGTCGCGGGTGAACTCATTGGCCTTCTTATACACAAGTGA